The following DNA comes from Bombus pascuorum chromosome 3, iyBomPasc1.1, whole genome shotgun sequence.
TTTATAAACCTGTAGAAAAACCATTACCAAATTTCCTTAAAACTGGACCGTTATTTAGTCAGAAATCCTTTACTCCAGTGGTGCAGTTCAAAGATATCCCGATAGATAAGAAACCAGCAACCGAATTCGAGAATACGGAAAATAGACTCAGTTCTACGCTGACACCATCTGAAACTAGCATCGATTTTTCCGTGAAGTCTGGAAATACGGGAAAAgatgtagaatatttttcgaagaaaagaacGCAAAAGTATACTCCTAGCAACGAAAGTCAAGTAGACACACTACAGCATAATAGAGTGCAATCTCAACTTTATTCCGGGGCTGGATCATCAACTTCGTCGACTAGCGGCACGAGACAGCAGTTGActggtaatttttcatttcctccCTATACGCATTCGCATCCGCATCCCCATCAACAAAATTCTTTACCTTCGAGATACCCTTCCCCGCCGTCTTTGCCGTCTGCACAGTCTGGGGAGTCAATAGGACTACCCGATGCACGATCTTATGGTTTTGAACCTTCATATAGCCCCGGCCCGCAAACAGGATTCGGGCATTTGCACACACCCTCTGTAGATTTGCATTACCACAAATCTCGCGCTCCACCGATTGGCACTACATACGACGTACCAGCGTACACACATGGCTACGAAGGTGGAACTTTTccaagaaagaaggaaaatcaACGTTTTCGAATACCATCAAATCCTAGTGTGACTTCAAAAAGCAGTGTGGGTAAATTATCTACTGGCAGTATAGAAAGAACTTCAGAAAGAGGCAGTCCGATGCCAACATTCCACGTGGAAGTACTTAGTCCTGGTACCGGTAGCGGAAATAGCTCTGGTGGAACTGTCAGAGGAAGTAGTGGCAATAAACGGTCCAGCATGCCGGACTATTGCTACTCTCAACCTAGGCCAGCACCTGGAGAACTTCGCAGAGTTCACATAGACAAGTCAGTTGAACCTTTAGGTATCCAGATTTCTTGCTTAGAGAGCGGCGGTGTATTCGTTTCCACTGTTAGCGAGCACAGCTTAGCATCTCAAGTCGGTCTTCAAATCGGTGACCAGTTGCTTGAAGTCTGTGGTATCAATATGAGGAGTGCTACTTATCAACTTGCTGCCAATGTGTTACGTCAGTGTGGTAATTCCATTACGATGCTGGTGCAGTACAGTCCAGACAGTGAGTACAGTGTTTTGTTAGAAAAAGTAGAATATCCCTATCACAAGCTGCACTTTATACAAATCTTCTTGCACCTTTCTTATTAAACGTGatcattatttatcattattgcATGGTTCTTATCTTGATGTAACATCACCCTTATATGTCACTTCTTTTTGCTAGAATACAATGAGTTAGAAGAAGGCTCTGCTTCTTCGAGTTCATCAGAAGCTGGTGGTGCTGAAGGAGGTAGTCGTAGTGGATCACCCACTCCATGTAATAGCCCTGAAGCTCCTAGAAAAACAACTATTGAGTCATTGGATAGCTCAGAACCTGAACGTGACGCTTCTACTAGTTTAAGTACAATACGCGATACTTCCAATACCTTGACTATTATGCGCGAAACTTCAAATACTTTAGAACCACCTCGTACAATTCGAGAAAGAGATATCAGAAATTCTGCTTCATTGGAAGTACCAAGTACGCAACAGAGAGAACGAGAAATTAGAGCATCAGCATCTTTGGATATTAATATCAGAAAACCGGAACTTCGTAGTTCAGCTACGTTAGATAATATGCGTAATTCTGCAACTCTTGATACATTACGTGGTACTGCTAATACTCTTACACGCGCACAGCTTAATGTAGCGACCACGTTGCAACGACAAAATGCAACTGTAAGAAGTCCGACACAAGAAGAACAAAATCGTAAAAGCCCACCACCAAGTGAACCGAGGTATCTTTTTATCGAAACAAGGAAATGTTCGAATTTAGGTATTTCCCTTGTTGGTGGTAATGGTGTTGGAATATTCGTACACTCGGTACAACCAGGTTGCCTCGCGGAAGATGCAGGATTACGTCCCGGTGACCGTATCCTAGAATATAATGGTGTTGATCTCAGACAAGCAACCGCAGAACAAGCTGCTTTAGAATTGGCTAGACCAGCAGATAAAGTAACGCTGATTGCTCAATATGTACCTGAAAGGTATAACGAAGTAAAGGATAAACCTGGAGACAGTTTTTATGTGAAAGCAATGTTCGATCGAGTAGGCGAAGTTGGAGATAGCCTACAACTTAGGTTTAGTAAagatgatattttatacgtcGATAATACAATGTTTAATGGTACTCCGGGTCATTGGAGAGCTTGGATAGTTGATCAAGCTGGAAGAAGACAAACTTGTGGTATAATTCCGAGCAAATTCAAGTAAGTTGgggaaattaaatattgaacgAATCTCTTTTAAgattatgtttcatatttttattatatctcatATGTATCCATAATATCGTTAGGGTCGAAGAAGAACTGCTTTTGCGACGTTCGTTAGGCGATTTAGAAACGGATACTACTAGAAGAGGTAGCACGAGCGCAAGAAGAAGCTTTTTTCGCCGAAAGAAACATCAACGTTCTTCTAGTAGGGATAGTAAAGAATTATCACATCTTACGGGAGTAAATTTGGGTTGGTATAGTGATAGTGGAACACTAAATGAAGAAACTCTTCCAGCAAGTTATCAACGCGTTGAAAGATTggattgtaaatatttgttacatcaaatatttatttaatacacaGTTATTACTTATCGTTAATCATTATCTAATTTATTCTATCGAAATATTGAATTcgtttttatacttttatttttatgcagATCCAGCTTTAAGACCTGTGTTGATCATTGGACCGTTAAGCGAATGTGTAGTGACAAAACTATTACAAGAATTTCCAGGACAGTTCACTAGGTGTCTCGCAGAAGCCATGCACTGTTCTCAAGCGACGCTCGAACAAGGTTTGCGCGATTCGCTTTATGTGGACtatagaaaaaaaggaagctaTTTCGAGTGTACCACAGTACAAGCTGTCAAGGACATCTGTGAGAAggtatctttttttatccaaTGCCTATACAATAttgataacgttatttatagTAAGCGTATAAACACTAGGTTAAACACCTAAAAGTagatcatttaaaatttatataattctgcgaatttatttttatttcttttttaccttttattaaaactttgttgatacatatttatttatagaatactCATTGCATATTGGATGTATCAATTGCGTCGATCGAGCGACTTCATCGACATCAGATATATCCTATAGTTTtgttgattaaatttaaaagtacCAAACAAATAAAGGAAGTCAAAGATTCCAGATACCCAAGCGATAAAGTTAGTGCCAAAGCGGCCAAGGAGATGTATGAACAAGCATTAAAATTGGAAGCTGAgtataaacattatattactggtaagaatatttataaaataaaaatgcaacgTTATGTGAATTTGTTGCATTATTGCTGATACAACTTTCACGCATTTCAGCTGTAATACCAGCTGGAGTAAATGTCGCGTACATATGTACTCAAGTAAAAGCTGCAGTAGATG
Coding sequences within:
- the LOC132905352 gene encoding disks large homolog 5-like isoform X1, with the protein product MASGASSLDSAGSSDGALNMERDSGGYGSVGSPVGGPECRSDYDGLQAQCDQAMHQLQLLRHKHSDTIRRCEHTMKELEYYRGQHIAVMNQLEATSQESSALRGKYGDLVNDKQRLDREVQALQKEVSELRCQNQEVLVSDASNSDTMNQHYLSALRKYEAVKDEYDALRKRYDDLISSHSSAVNKLELSQEEAARLKKQYDEIVQERNSAVRERNGLKQQCTAAIRQWDIALRERNEYREALAKVQQQHEEAVKEINHAMVLRMKASKDMKRLTEERNAALQEYSLIMGERDTVHKEMEKLGDDLTQAYTKITHLENQNKQFIEEKKALSYQIETLRREISSALQDRDDALKQCNELRQKFGDYSEGSNRDYKNRMELHSYNRERDNSNKEAERENNTTDYTKRDKERMDNLDQANLELDKLRKSVDKLQAELEEALQEAEVSKRRRDWAFSERDKIVLERESIRTLCDRLRKERDRAVSELAGALRDSDDIKKQRNEASKELKDLKEKIESGDHALRASQFAQSLAHAHDSAIDTDVSDWEILTIHLDLSRVCLDSDRDLGLTLVGGRDNPYYPNDTGIYVAQVTSGSAVDGKLRVNDCIMRVNNVDCTSVFTRVIMETLRTCSVGSATLTIRRRRLTRRSLRTTQLPVGSVPHGISLELGVYISKISPGSLSAKDGNLAVGDRVLNINSKPMEGINSSHEAMATLNDTSTDVLTITTLKGIPLPSATSSETMTIDGSFGTEKQKMVNSCSQTEQERILLKIPSDDYERRHVASNFGDRSVYKVSKSVSGEKPSGISNAWDNIREKIDIVRGRKHSKDREEKKKRHRNSSPNTFEQEQDAIAELDSVIESYHKKANNGVLKRSKRRGTEKVEKNGGTWPKARGGPLIQNGTGTILHPRKTKERLPLSVLLNQPPKYESYNYNRISNPIPLTNFSNMNNRHTVYKPVEKPLPNFLKTGPLFSQKSFTPVVQFKDIPIDKKPATEFENTENRLSSTLTPSETSIDFSVKSGNTGKDVEYFSKKRTQKYTPSNESQVDTLQHNRVQSQLYSGAGSSTSSTSGTRQQLTGNFSFPPYTHSHPHPHQQNSLPSRYPSPPSLPSAQSGESIGLPDARSYGFEPSYSPGPQTGFGHLHTPSVDLHYHKSRAPPIGTTYDVPAYTHGYEGGTFPRKKENQRFRIPSNPSVTSKSSVGKLSTGSIERTSERGSPMPTFHVEVLSPGTGSGNSSGGTVRGSSGNKRSSMPDYCYSQPRPAPGELRRVHIDKSVEPLGIQISCLESGGVFVSTVSEHSLASQVGLQIGDQLLEVCGINMRSATYQLAANVLRQCGNSITMLVQYSPDKYNELEEGSASSSSSEAGGAEGGSRSGSPTPCNSPEAPRKTTIESLDSSEPERDASTSLSTIRDTSNTLTIMRETSNTLEPPRTIRERDIRNSASLEVPSTQQREREIRASASLDINIRKPELRSSATLDNMRNSATLDTLRGTANTLTRAQLNVATTLQRQNATVRSPTQEEQNRKSPPPSEPRYLFIETRKCSNLGISLVGGNGVGIFVHSVQPGCLAEDAGLRPGDRILEYNGVDLRQATAEQAALELARPADKVTLIAQYVPERYNEVKDKPGDSFYVKAMFDRVGEVGDSLQLRFSKDDILYVDNTMFNGTPGHWRAWIVDQAGRRQTCGIIPSKFKVEEELLLRRSLGDLETDTTRRGSTSARRSFFRRKKHQRSSSRDSKELSHLTGVNLGWYSDSGTLNEETLPASYQRVERLDYPALRPVLIIGPLSECVVTKLLQEFPGQFTRCLAEAMHCSQATLEQGLRDSLYVDYRKKGSYFECTTVQAVKDICEKNTHCILDVSIASIERLHRHQIYPIVLLIKFKSTKQIKEVKDSRYPSDKVSAKAAKEMYEQALKLEAEYKHYITAVIPAGVNVAYICTQVKAAVDEEQSKALWVPRGPP
- the LOC132905352 gene encoding disks large homolog 5-like isoform X2 produces the protein MEAAIFYLYLNGALNMERDSGGYGSVGSPVGGPECRSDYDGLQAQCDQAMHQLQLLRHKHSDTIRRCEHTMKELEYYRGQHIAVMNQLEATSQESSALRGKYGDLVNDKQRLDREVQALQKEVSELRCQNQEVLVSDASNSDTMNQHYLSALRKYEAVKDEYDALRKRYDDLISSHSSAVNKLELSQEEAARLKKQYDEIVQERNSAVRERNGLKQQCTAAIRQWDIALRERNEYREALAKVQQQHEEAVKEINHAMVLRMKASKDMKRLTEERNAALQEYSLIMGERDTVHKEMEKLGDDLTQAYTKITHLENQNKQFIEEKKALSYQIETLRREISSALQDRDDALKQCNELRQKFGDYSEGSNRDYKNRMELHSYNRERDNSNKEAERENNTTDYTKRDKERMDNLDQANLELDKLRKSVDKLQAELEEALQEAEVSKRRRDWAFSERDKIVLERESIRTLCDRLRKERDRAVSELAGALRDSDDIKKQRNEASKELKDLKEKIESGDHALRASQFAQSLAHAHDSAIDTDVSDWEILTIHLDLSRVCLDSDRDLGLTLVGGRDNPYYPNDTGIYVAQVTSGSAVDGKLRVNDCIMRVNNVDCTSVFTRVIMETLRTCSVGSATLTIRRRRLTRRSLRTTQLPVGSVPHGISLELGVYISKISPGSLSAKDGNLAVGDRVLNINSKPMEGINSSHEAMATLNDTSTDVLTITTLKGIPLPSATSSETMTIDGSFGTEKQKMVNSCSQTEQERILLKIPSDDYERRHVASNFGDRSVYKVSKSVSGEKPSGISNAWDNIREKIDIVRGRKHSKDREEKKKRHRNSSPNTFEQEQDAIAELDSVIESYHKKANNGVLKRSKRRGTEKVEKNGGTWPKARGGPLIQNGTGTILHPRKTKERLPLSVLLNQPPKYESYNYNRISNPIPLTNFSNMNNRHTVYKPVEKPLPNFLKTGPLFSQKSFTPVVQFKDIPIDKKPATEFENTENRLSSTLTPSETSIDFSVKSGNTGKDVEYFSKKRTQKYTPSNESQVDTLQHNRVQSQLYSGAGSSTSSTSGTRQQLTGNFSFPPYTHSHPHPHQQNSLPSRYPSPPSLPSAQSGESIGLPDARSYGFEPSYSPGPQTGFGHLHTPSVDLHYHKSRAPPIGTTYDVPAYTHGYEGGTFPRKKENQRFRIPSNPSVTSKSSVGKLSTGSIERTSERGSPMPTFHVEVLSPGTGSGNSSGGTVRGSSGNKRSSMPDYCYSQPRPAPGELRRVHIDKSVEPLGIQISCLESGGVFVSTVSEHSLASQVGLQIGDQLLEVCGINMRSATYQLAANVLRQCGNSITMLVQYSPDKYNELEEGSASSSSSEAGGAEGGSRSGSPTPCNSPEAPRKTTIESLDSSEPERDASTSLSTIRDTSNTLTIMRETSNTLEPPRTIRERDIRNSASLEVPSTQQREREIRASASLDINIRKPELRSSATLDNMRNSATLDTLRGTANTLTRAQLNVATTLQRQNATVRSPTQEEQNRKSPPPSEPRYLFIETRKCSNLGISLVGGNGVGIFVHSVQPGCLAEDAGLRPGDRILEYNGVDLRQATAEQAALELARPADKVTLIAQYVPERYNEVKDKPGDSFYVKAMFDRVGEVGDSLQLRFSKDDILYVDNTMFNGTPGHWRAWIVDQAGRRQTCGIIPSKFKVEEELLLRRSLGDLETDTTRRGSTSARRSFFRRKKHQRSSSRDSKELSHLTGVNLGWYSDSGTLNEETLPASYQRVERLDYPALRPVLIIGPLSECVVTKLLQEFPGQFTRCLAEAMHCSQATLEQGLRDSLYVDYRKKGSYFECTTVQAVKDICEKNTHCILDVSIASIERLHRHQIYPIVLLIKFKSTKQIKEVKDSRYPSDKVSAKAAKEMYEQALKLEAEYKHYITAVIPAGVNVAYICTQVKAAVDEEQSKALWVPRGPP
- the LOC132905352 gene encoding disks large homolog 5-like isoform X3, with translation MVYFNFKLYIKRNNNGSSNILSISKWSTQYGCEHTMKELEYYRGQHIAVMNQLEATSQESSALRGKYGDLVNDKQRLDREVQALQKEVSELRCQNQEVLVSDASNSDTMNQHYLSALRKYEAVKDEYDALRKRYDDLISSHSSAVNKLELSQEEAARLKKQYDEIVQERNSAVRERNGLKQQCTAAIRQWDIALRERNEYREALAKVQQQHEEAVKEINHAMVLRMKASKDMKRLTEERNAALQEYSLIMGERDTVHKEMEKLGDDLTQAYTKITHLENQNKQFIEEKKALSYQIETLRREISSALQDRDDALKQCNELRQKFGDYSEGSNRDYKNRMELHSYNRERDNSNKEAERENNTTDYTKRDKERMDNLDQANLELDKLRKSVDKLQAELEEALQEAEVSKRRRDWAFSERDKIVLERESIRTLCDRLRKERDRAVSELAGALRDSDDIKKQRNEASKELKDLKEKIESGDHALRASQFAQSLAHAHDSAIDTDVSDWEILTIHLDLSRVCLDSDRDLGLTLVGGRDNPYYPNDTGIYVAQVTSGSAVDGKLRVNDCIMRVNNVDCTSVFTRVIMETLRTCSVGSATLTIRRRRLTRRSLRTTQLPVGSVPHGISLELGVYISKISPGSLSAKDGNLAVGDRVLNINSKPMEGINSSHEAMATLNDTSTDVLTITTLKGIPLPSATSSETMTIDGSFGTEKQKMVNSCSQTEQERILLKIPSDDYERRHVASNFGDRSVYKVSKSVSGEKPSGISNAWDNIREKIDIVRGRKHSKDREEKKKRHRNSSPNTFEQEQDAIAELDSVIESYHKKANNGVLKRSKRRGTEKVEKNGGTWPKARGGPLIQNGTGTILHPRKTKERLPLSVLLNQPPKYESYNYNRISNPIPLTNFSNMNNRHTVYKPVEKPLPNFLKTGPLFSQKSFTPVVQFKDIPIDKKPATEFENTENRLSSTLTPSETSIDFSVKSGNTGKDVEYFSKKRTQKYTPSNESQVDTLQHNRVQSQLYSGAGSSTSSTSGTRQQLTGNFSFPPYTHSHPHPHQQNSLPSRYPSPPSLPSAQSGESIGLPDARSYGFEPSYSPGPQTGFGHLHTPSVDLHYHKSRAPPIGTTYDVPAYTHGYEGGTFPRKKENQRFRIPSNPSVTSKSSVGKLSTGSIERTSERGSPMPTFHVEVLSPGTGSGNSSGGTVRGSSGNKRSSMPDYCYSQPRPAPGELRRVHIDKSVEPLGIQISCLESGGVFVSTVSEHSLASQVGLQIGDQLLEVCGINMRSATYQLAANVLRQCGNSITMLVQYSPDKYNELEEGSASSSSSEAGGAEGGSRSGSPTPCNSPEAPRKTTIESLDSSEPERDASTSLSTIRDTSNTLTIMRETSNTLEPPRTIRERDIRNSASLEVPSTQQREREIRASASLDINIRKPELRSSATLDNMRNSATLDTLRGTANTLTRAQLNVATTLQRQNATVRSPTQEEQNRKSPPPSEPRYLFIETRKCSNLGISLVGGNGVGIFVHSVQPGCLAEDAGLRPGDRILEYNGVDLRQATAEQAALELARPADKVTLIAQYVPERYNEVKDKPGDSFYVKAMFDRVGEVGDSLQLRFSKDDILYVDNTMFNGTPGHWRAWIVDQAGRRQTCGIIPSKFKVEEELLLRRSLGDLETDTTRRGSTSARRSFFRRKKHQRSSSRDSKELSHLTGVNLGWYSDSGTLNEETLPASYQRVERLDYPALRPVLIIGPLSECVVTKLLQEFPGQFTRCLAEAMHCSQATLEQGLRDSLYVDYRKKGSYFECTTVQAVKDICEKNTHCILDVSIASIERLHRHQIYPIVLLIKFKSTKQIKEVKDSRYPSDKVSAKAAKEMYEQALKLEAEYKHYITAVIPAGVNVAYICTQVKAAVDEEQSKALWVPRGPP